A single window of Jiangella alkaliphila DNA harbors:
- a CDS encoding PrsW family intramembrane metalloprotease, translated as MTGPVSRAPAQHQPWSRQQRRRVLWPVLGLVAAAGSAVVVLGLAVGDLAPSTVAVATLFALLPVVVVVGAFLWLDRWEPEPGRTMLAAFLWGGGVATLGALLVNSLVAVTYGEYTSSVVSAPFVEEALKGAFLVGLLWWWRDELDGLVDGIVYAGLVAAGFAFVENILYLGRAFDTASIDGYTVFVVRGIFSPFAHPLFTVFIGIAVGIAAQRHSTRARVVLPLVGYLLAAGLHALWNASALWDDGQGFVAVYVVVMVPLFAAMLSTALWQRRREQRVVAERLGEFVQAGWIPWYEVDLLTTMRSRHRWTAAMKSQYGRDAARAVRAYQGAVTELAFLVTRLRHAGADVQSDPRLAEVLAGVSETRARAVALTSAGQ; from the coding sequence ATGACCGGGCCCGTGAGCCGGGCCCCCGCCCAGCACCAGCCGTGGAGCCGGCAGCAGCGCCGCCGCGTCCTCTGGCCGGTGCTCGGGCTGGTCGCGGCGGCCGGGAGCGCGGTCGTGGTGCTCGGGCTCGCGGTCGGCGACCTCGCGCCGTCCACCGTCGCCGTCGCGACGCTGTTCGCGCTGCTGCCGGTCGTGGTCGTCGTCGGCGCGTTCCTGTGGCTGGACCGCTGGGAGCCCGAGCCCGGACGGACGATGCTGGCGGCGTTCCTGTGGGGCGGCGGCGTCGCGACGCTGGGCGCGCTGCTGGTGAACTCGCTCGTCGCGGTCACCTACGGCGAGTACACGTCGTCGGTGGTGTCGGCGCCGTTCGTCGAGGAGGCGCTGAAGGGCGCGTTCCTCGTCGGCCTGCTGTGGTGGTGGCGCGACGAGCTGGACGGGCTGGTCGACGGCATCGTCTACGCCGGGCTGGTGGCGGCCGGGTTCGCGTTCGTCGAGAACATCCTCTACCTGGGCCGGGCCTTCGACACCGCGTCGATCGACGGCTACACCGTGTTCGTCGTGCGCGGCATCTTCTCGCCGTTCGCGCACCCGCTGTTCACCGTGTTCATCGGCATCGCCGTCGGCATCGCCGCGCAACGCCACTCGACCCGGGCCCGGGTGGTGCTGCCGCTCGTCGGGTACCTGCTGGCCGCCGGGCTGCACGCGCTGTGGAACGCGTCGGCGCTGTGGGACGACGGGCAGGGCTTCGTCGCCGTCTACGTCGTCGTCATGGTGCCGCTGTTCGCCGCGATGCTCAGCACCGCGCTGTGGCAGCGCCGCCGCGAGCAGCGCGTCGTCGCCGAGCGGCTGGGCGAGTTCGTGCAGGCCGGCTGGATCCCGTGGTACGAGGTCGACCTGCTGACGACCATGCGCAGCCGGCACCGCTGGACCGCGGCGATGAAGTCGCAGTACGGCCGCGACGCCGCGCGCGCCGTCCGCGCCTACCAGGGCGCCGTCACCGAGCTCGCGTTCCTCGTCACGAGGCTGCGGCACGCCGGCGCCGACGTCCAGTCCGACCCGCGGCTGGCCGAGGTGCTCGCCGGGGTGAGCGAGACTCGCGCCAGGGCCGTCGCCCTGACCAGCGCCGGACAGTGA
- a CDS encoding HAD-IA family hydrolase yields the protein MVLKAEAILLDLDGTLVDSTDSIARSWLRWCRQYDVDPARLAGAHGRTTADIVAGLLPGPQVSAALARIDEIEIEDAGTVRPMPGAAELLASIPADRRAIVTSGSTVIATARMRAAGLEPAAVIVTADDVLRGKPHPEPYLLGAQRLGADPARCVVVEDAPSGIAAARAAGMAVVGVVSTHEARQLEADLVAASPAHIRVDGTGPLLVDVTPRVGRDRR from the coding sequence GTGGTGCTGAAAGCCGAAGCGATCCTGCTCGACCTCGACGGGACGCTGGTCGACTCGACCGACTCCATCGCGCGCAGCTGGCTGCGCTGGTGCCGTCAGTACGACGTCGACCCGGCCCGCCTGGCCGGCGCGCACGGCCGCACCACCGCCGACATCGTGGCCGGCCTGCTGCCGGGACCGCAGGTCAGCGCCGCCCTGGCCCGCATCGACGAGATCGAGATCGAGGACGCCGGCACGGTCCGCCCGATGCCCGGCGCGGCGGAGCTGCTGGCGTCCATCCCGGCGGACCGCCGCGCCATCGTCACGTCCGGCAGCACCGTCATCGCCACCGCCCGCATGCGCGCCGCCGGGCTGGAGCCGGCCGCCGTCATCGTCACCGCCGACGACGTCCTGCGCGGCAAGCCGCACCCCGAGCCGTACCTGCTCGGCGCCCAGCGGCTGGGCGCCGACCCCGCGCGGTGCGTCGTCGTCGAGGACGCGCCCAGCGGCATCGCCGCGGCCCGGGCGGCCGGCATGGCCGTCGTCGGCGTCGTGTCCACCCACGAGGCGCGGCAACTGGAGGCCGACCTCGTCGCCGCCAGCCCCGCCCACATCCGGGTCGACGGAACCGGCCCGCTGCTCGTCGACGTCACCCCGAGGGTCGGGAGAGACCGGCGATGA
- a CDS encoding ABC transporter ATP-binding protein — protein MLTFDDVVKRRGARDVLSGVTFGAEPGRVTAFLGPNGAGKSSTLRILLGLDRPTSGAALVSGRPYRALRRPLHVVGSVLDGSGAHRSRSARQHLAWVARSNAIPRRRVGEVLEQVGLAGAGRTRAGRLSLGMGQRLGLAAALLGEPAALVLDEPVNGLDPEGIRWIRGLLRSYADDGGTVLLSSHLMGEVAELADDLVVIAAGRIVAAGPLDRVTAGHPTLEDAFFALTGGAS, from the coding sequence ATGCTGACCTTCGACGATGTGGTGAAACGCCGCGGCGCCCGCGACGTGCTCTCCGGCGTGACGTTCGGGGCCGAGCCCGGCCGGGTGACCGCGTTCCTCGGGCCGAACGGCGCCGGCAAGTCCTCGACGCTGCGGATCCTGCTCGGGCTGGACCGGCCGACGTCCGGCGCGGCGCTGGTCAGTGGCCGGCCGTACCGTGCGCTGCGGCGGCCGCTGCACGTCGTCGGGTCGGTGCTGGACGGCTCCGGCGCGCACCGGTCCCGCTCCGCCCGTCAGCACCTGGCCTGGGTGGCGCGCAGCAACGCCATCCCGCGGCGGCGGGTCGGGGAGGTGCTGGAGCAGGTCGGCCTGGCCGGCGCCGGCCGCACCCGGGCCGGCCGGCTGTCGCTGGGGATGGGGCAGCGGCTGGGCCTGGCCGCCGCGCTGCTCGGCGAGCCGGCCGCGCTGGTGCTGGACGAGCCGGTGAACGGGCTGGACCCGGAGGGCATCCGGTGGATCCGCGGGCTGCTGCGCTCGTACGCGGACGACGGCGGGACGGTGCTGCTGTCGAGCCACCTCATGGGCGAGGTCGCCGAACTGGCCGACGACCTCGTCGTGATCGCCGCCGGCCGGATCGTGGCGGCCGGGCCGCTGGACCGCGTCACCGCCGGGCACCCGACGCTGGAGGACGCGTTCTTCGCGCTGACCGGCGGTGCGTCGTGA
- a CDS encoding sensor histidine kinase, with amino-acid sequence METGRPTWRSRAWPVAWTALGVLLMVLLAAGAQGPAAQLLPLGVVGLAVLVSVWAVVRTRRERRAHEDRLAAWAGERAAQAERLRIAADLHDLVSHGLGLITVRAAVAARLTGPGGPAEQAAALADIEEVSRETTTELRRMLTVLRSPDAAAALRPAESLADLPGVVAAARGAGLDASLEVTPPPGVSPGVQLTVCAVVREALSNTARHAGPTAVRVRVRRDGGTVVVTIADDGPAGGWQPRPGAGHGLAGLWERVTALGGTLDAGPDGAGFAVTAALPDHPVDHGEGRLQRASEADLLHDQQRGGGGVVGR; translated from the coding sequence ATGGAGACCGGCCGCCCGACGTGGAGGTCCCGGGCCTGGCCGGTGGCGTGGACGGCGCTCGGCGTGCTGCTCATGGTGCTGCTGGCGGCCGGTGCGCAGGGGCCGGCGGCGCAGCTGCTGCCGCTCGGTGTCGTCGGGTTGGCGGTGCTGGTGTCGGTCTGGGCGGTCGTGCGCACCCGCCGCGAGCGCCGCGCCCACGAGGACCGGCTGGCGGCGTGGGCGGGCGAGCGCGCGGCCCAGGCGGAGCGGCTGCGGATCGCCGCCGACCTGCACGACCTCGTCTCGCACGGGCTGGGCCTGATCACCGTCCGCGCCGCCGTCGCCGCCCGGCTGACCGGACCCGGCGGACCGGCCGAGCAGGCGGCCGCGCTGGCCGACATCGAGGAGGTCAGCCGCGAGACCACCACGGAGCTGCGCCGCATGCTCACCGTCCTGCGCTCCCCCGACGCCGCGGCGGCCCTGCGGCCGGCGGAGTCGCTGGCCGACCTGCCCGGCGTCGTCGCGGCCGCCCGCGGCGCCGGCCTGGACGCGTCGCTGGAGGTCACGCCGCCGCCGGGTGTCTCGCCGGGGGTGCAGCTCACCGTGTGCGCCGTCGTCCGCGAGGCGCTGAGCAACACCGCCCGGCACGCCGGCCCGACCGCGGTGCGGGTGCGGGTGCGCCGCGACGGCGGGACGGTCGTGGTGACGATCGCCGACGACGGCCCGGCCGGCGGCTGGCAGCCCCGTCCCGGCGCCGGGCACGGGCTGGCCGGCCTGTGGGAACGGGTGACGGCGCTCGGCGGCACGCTGGACGCCGGCCCGGACGGCGCGGGCTTCGCCGTCACCGCCGCCCTCCCCGACCACCCCGTTGATCATGGAGAAGGTCGGCTCCAGAGGGCCTCGGAAGCCGACCTTCTCCATGATCAACAGCGCGGGGGCGGCGGGGTGGTGGGACGGTGA
- a CDS encoding response regulator, producing the protein MTSTVRVLIADDQPLLRHSLALLLDAAPDLAVAGTAGTGGEAVSLAAELRPDVVLTDIRMPGGDGIEATRRITGDPALAATRVLVLSMFELDEYVYAALRAGASGFLLKDARPEQLLDAVRRTHAGESLFAPSILTRLVDHYVGRPARAPATRLDRLTERETEVLALVAAGLSNDEIAAALTISIKTVKTHIGHLLAKLAARDRAQLVIAAYESGLAGQAS; encoded by the coding sequence GTGACGTCGACCGTCCGCGTGCTGATCGCCGACGACCAGCCGCTGCTGCGGCACAGCCTGGCGCTGCTGCTCGACGCCGCGCCGGACCTCGCCGTCGCGGGGACGGCCGGGACCGGCGGCGAGGCGGTCTCGCTCGCCGCCGAGCTGCGGCCGGACGTCGTGCTGACGGACATCCGGATGCCGGGCGGCGACGGCATCGAGGCGACCCGGCGGATCACCGGCGACCCCGCGCTCGCCGCCACCCGGGTGCTGGTGCTGAGCATGTTCGAGCTGGACGAGTACGTGTACGCCGCGCTGCGGGCCGGGGCCAGCGGGTTCCTGCTCAAGGACGCCCGGCCGGAGCAGCTGCTCGACGCGGTCCGGCGCACGCACGCGGGCGAGTCGCTGTTCGCGCCGAGCATCCTGACTCGGCTGGTGGACCATTACGTCGGACGGCCCGCGCGGGCGCCGGCGACGCGGCTGGACCGGCTGACCGAGCGCGAGACCGAGGTGCTGGCTCTTGTCGCGGCCGGCCTGTCCAACGACGAGATCGCCGCCGCGCTGACCATCTCGATCAAGACGGTGAAGACGCACATCGGCCACCTGCTGGCCAAGCTGGCTGCCCGCGACCGCGCGCAGCTCGTCATCGCCGCGTACGAGAGCGGCCTGGCCGGTCAGGCGTCGTAG
- the paaE gene encoding 1,2-phenylacetyl-CoA epoxidase subunit PaaE: protein MTTATQAATARRHSVVHRLRVASVEPLTADAVAVTFAVPAELAEAYDFAAGQHVNVALPGGDGVRRSYSICSPAGSGVLRIAVKRIPGGVFSSHALTTLAPGDEVDVMTPAGRFTPSFGPEQGRHYALVAAGSGITPVLSIVATALATEPDSRITLLYGNRTSSSVMFTDELADLKDRHPGRLQLVHVLSREPGSTELLSGRLDGERLGRLLDTLLPPETVDDWYLCGPYELITTAREVLAARGVERAHVHAELYHVGDPPPAIREEARQQAVTCAVTASLDGRRTEVTLDDPDETVLEAVLRVRNDAPFACKGGVCGTCRAKVLDGAVTMERRYALEDDEIAAGYVLTCQSHPTTPTLDVDYDA from the coding sequence GACGCCGTCGCCGTCACGTTCGCCGTGCCGGCCGAGCTGGCCGAGGCCTACGACTTCGCCGCCGGCCAGCACGTCAACGTCGCCCTGCCCGGTGGTGACGGCGTGCGGCGCAGCTACTCGATCTGCTCGCCGGCCGGGTCGGGGGTGCTGCGCATCGCGGTGAAGCGGATCCCCGGCGGCGTGTTCTCCTCGCACGCGCTGACGACCCTGGCGCCCGGCGACGAGGTCGACGTCATGACGCCGGCCGGCCGGTTCACGCCGTCGTTCGGCCCGGAGCAGGGCAGGCACTACGCGCTGGTCGCGGCCGGCAGCGGCATCACGCCGGTGCTGTCGATCGTCGCGACGGCGCTGGCCACCGAGCCGGACAGCCGCATCACGCTGCTCTACGGCAACCGGACGTCGTCGTCGGTGATGTTCACCGACGAGCTGGCCGACCTCAAGGACCGTCACCCGGGCCGGCTGCAGCTGGTGCACGTGCTGTCGCGCGAGCCTGGGTCGACGGAGCTGCTGTCCGGCCGGCTGGACGGCGAGCGCCTCGGCCGGCTGCTCGACACGCTGCTGCCGCCGGAGACCGTCGACGACTGGTACCTGTGCGGGCCGTACGAGCTGATCACGACCGCCCGCGAGGTGCTGGCCGCCCGCGGCGTCGAGCGCGCCCACGTCCACGCCGAGCTGTACCACGTCGGCGACCCGCCTCCGGCGATCCGCGAAGAGGCCCGCCAGCAGGCCGTGACGTGCGCCGTCACCGCGTCGCTGGACGGCCGTCGCACCGAGGTCACCCTCGACGACCCGGATGAGACCGTGCTCGAGGCCGTGCTCCGCGTCCGCAACGACGCGCCGTTCGCCTGCAAGGGCGGCGTCTGCGGCACCTGCCGGGCGAAGGTCCTCGACGGCGCCGTCACCATGGAGCGCCGCTACGCCCTCGAGGACGACGAGATCGCGGCCGGCTACGTCCTGACCTGCCAGTCACACCCCACGACGCCCACCCTCGACGTCGACTACGACGCCTGA